A single Aspergillus puulaauensis MK2 DNA, chromosome 7, nearly complete sequence DNA region contains:
- a CDS encoding uncharacterized protein (COG:J;~EggNog:ENOG410PHA7;~InterPro:IPR020056,IPR000924,IPR020059,IPR020058, IPR001412,IPR014729,IPR004526,IPR011035,IPR036282;~PFAM:PF03950,PF00749;~go_component: GO:0005737 - cytoplasm [Evidence IEA];~go_function: GO:0000166 - nucleotide binding [Evidence IEA];~go_function: GO:0004812 - aminoacyl-tRNA ligase activity [Evidence IEA];~go_function: GO:0004818 - glutamate-tRNA ligase activity [Evidence IEA];~go_function: GO:0005524 - ATP binding [Evidence IEA];~go_process: GO:0006412 - translation [Evidence IEA];~go_process: GO:0006418 - tRNA aminoacylation for protein translation [Evidence IEA];~go_process: GO:0006424 - glutamyl-tRNA aminoacylation [Evidence IEA];~go_process: GO:0043039 - tRNA aminoacylation [Evidence IEA]): protein MVTLTVALKANTALTIPVFSAGAYAAHHGIQVDNVFENTSSVGSTKSTVELVTDSGDKLADAAIPRFFLDLLSSAGRVQGKQSEIEEWLNRLHPFTVLDFKALEIPVKELESHLTLRSHMAGYSITLADIVIWGVLRGNRVIVGLRRNNQNANRWFKFIESTYPWLPEAVADFQGQAQQNKAAANPTGANYNIGLKNTENGIVCRFPPEPSGYLHIGHAKAALLNDYFAHEYGDRCGVLICRFDDTNPSKESQEFQDSILYDLSLLGVTPDRITYSSNYFQQMYEACIGLIKSGKAYADNTTKEVMQDQRMKGIVSACRDMSVDETLAHFEEMKSGSQDGLQWCIRAKISVDDVNKALRDPVIYRCNHQPHHRTGTTWKIYPTYDFCAPFLDSLEQVTHALRTNEYRDRNPQYYWIQNALDIRKVDIWDFSRLNFIRTVLSKRKLTKIVDENVVWGWDDPRMPTVRGIRRRGCTIPALREFILKQGPSQNIVNMDWTQFWAVNKKYIDPVAARYTAIPKLDAVTGFVSGIEEAAAVEKPKHKNPALGTKKVIYGKEVLISQDDARLFKDNEVITLMNWGNAIVSKITADPQTGKVTALQLKLDLQSDPKKTEKKVTWLAKDPANMISVDLYAFEHLVTKDKIEKDDEISQYLTKPSESHTEVWADCNVSKLSTDDIIQFDRTGYFRVDKACSEGHAAVMFNIPTGKGA from the exons ATGGTCACCCTCACTGTTGCCCTGAAGGCGAATACTGCCCTCACCATCCCTGTGTTTTCAGCCGGCGCATACGCCGCTCATCACGGAATTCAAGTGGACAATGTGTTCGAGAATACAAGCAGTGTGGGCTCCACCAAAAGTACCGTGGAACTTGTCACAGACAGTGGCGACAAGCTGGCCGACGCCGCGATTCCTCGCTtttttcttgatcttctaAGTTCCGCTGGCCGGGTTCAGGGGAAGCAAAGCGAG ATAGAAGAATGGCTCAACCGCCTCCATCCGTTTACCGTCCTTGACTTTAAGGCTTTGGAAATTCCCGTGAAGGAACTCGAGTCGCATCTCACACTGCGGTCCCATATGGCTGGCTATTCCATTACGCTAGCTGATATTGTCATCTGGGGTGTGCTGCGGGGCAACCGTGTTATTGTCGGCCTGCGACGAAACAACCAGAATGCCAACCGGTGGTTCAAATTCATCGAGAGCACATACCCTTGGTTGCCTGAAGCTGTAGCAGATTTTCAAGGCCAAGCACAGCAGAACAAAGCTGCTGCCAACCCAACCGGGGCCAATTATAATATTGGCCTCAAAAACACGGAGAATGGAATCGTTTGTCGTTTCCCTCCGGAACCATCTGGGTATCTACACATTGGCCACGCCAAGGCTGCCCTTCTGAATGACTATTTTGCACACGAGTACGGAGACAGATGTGGCGTCCTCATTTGTCGCTTCGACGATACGAACCCGTCCAAAGAATCCCAGGAATTTCAAGACTCGATTCTGTACGACCTTTCGCTTCTTGGTGTCACCCCCGACCGCATCACTTACTCGAGTAATTATTTCCAGCAAATGTACGAGGCCTGCATTGGGCTGATCAAGTCCGGCAAGGCCTATGCTGATAATACCACCAAAGAAGTGATGCAAGACCAACGGATGAAGGGAATTGTCAGTGCGTGCCGTGATATGAGTGTTGATGAAACTCTTGCTCATttcgaggagatgaagtcCGGCTCCCAGGATGGACTTCAGTGGTGTATCCGGGCCAAGATatctgttgatgatgttAATAAGGCTCTGAGAGACCCGGTCATATACCGTTGCAACCATCAACCGCACCACAGAACGGGGACCACCTGGAAGATATACCCTACTTACGACTTTTGTGCTCCTTTCCTTGACTCTTTGGAGCAAGTGACGCATGCCCTCCGTACAAACGAGTACCGCGACCGCAACCCACAGTACTACTGGATTCAGAATGCCCTTGACATCCGAAAGGTTGACATATGGGACTTCTCTCGGCTGAACTTTATCCGAACTGTCCTGTCAAAACGCAAGCTTACAAAAATTGTTGATGAAAATGTTGTTTGGGGGTGGGATGACCCACGCATGCCTACTGTTCGAGGTATCCGCCGCAGAGGCTGCACTATTCCGGCACTTCGAGAGTTTATATTGAAACAAGGTCCCAGTCAAAACATTGTCAACATGGACTGGACCCAATTCTGGGCTGTCAACAAGAAATACATTGATCCCGTCGCCGCTCGCTACACTGCAATTCCAAAGCTCGATGCCGTAACTGGTTTTGTCAGTGGCATTGAAGAAGCAGCCGCTGTAGAGAAACCGAAACACAAGAACCCGGCTCTAGGGACCAAGAAGGTCATCTACGGCAAGGAGGTCCTCATCAGCCAGGACGATGCTCGCCTCTTCAAAGATAACGAAGTCATTACCCTCATGAATTGGGGGAACGCTATTGTTTCGAAAATCACCGCAGATCCACAAACTGGAAAGGTAACGGCTCTCCAACTCAAGCTCGACCTACAATCGGACCCCAAGAAAacggagaagaaggttaCCTGGCTCGCTAAAGATCCCGCAAACATGATATCGGTTGATTTGTACGCTTTTGAGCACCTAGTTACCAAGGATAAGATTGAGAAGGACGACGAAATCAGTCAATACCTAACGAAGCCAAGCGAGTCCCATACCGAAGTCTGGGCAGACTGCAATGTTTCGAAACTATCCACCGATGACATTATCCAATTCGATCGTACAGGATATTTCCGCGTTGACAAAGCCTGTAGTGAGGGCCATGCGGCTGTCATGTTCAACATTCCTACCGGCAAAGGTGCTTAG
- a CDS encoding cytochrome P450 (COG:Q;~EggNog:ENOG410PIUT;~InterPro:IPR001128,IPR017972,IPR002401,IPR036396;~PFAM:PF00067;~TransMembrane:1 (o14-33i);~go_function: GO:0005506 - iron ion binding [Evidence IEA];~go_function: GO:0016705 - oxidoreductase activity, acting on paired donors, with incorporation or reduction of molecular oxygen [Evidence IEA];~go_function: GO:0020037 - heme binding [Evidence IEA];~go_process: GO:0055114 - oxidation-reduction process [Evidence IEA]) — protein MLLGTLPDGIDKPLLAQGVLAAVVAYWTLWIIYARWFHPLANFPGPFWASITRAWTVLHVLPGDAEKAQKKLHERYGPVVRIAPNELITSDPGAMKTLYGIKSFTHKTDFYVAFRPPWARFPDHFSSEGGKQHAERRRIVNNVYTMTSILQSEKYIEKCIDVWIEKLDAMADNKESFDLWVWTRMYAYDVIGELYFSKMFGFLQSGGDHLGYIAATDDLIPIQFLAGNMPTYVRSIFMLTGILFPKVRGALKALGSLTEATNGMLKNRLAALQSGTDDSKPQRADILGKLMEISHKNGKELDFILDDVKMEVFVAFFAGSETTALTLSGILYNIFRHRAVYTKLTAEIDAAAAANQLSSPHIAYNEAIKLPYLTACIKEGIRMHPITGVSFPRHAPPSGCEVGGYYVPGGARIGVNPGIIHFDKSVFGDDADEFRPERWIEGDASVMDRYIMQFGMGARTCLGKNISMCEIYKAIPQLMQAYTFGLGSEEEMRTTSYWLHKPVAIDVKVRRR, from the exons ATGCTTCTGGGTACACTTCCTGACGGTATTGATAAGCCCCTGCTGGCCCAGGGCGTGCTCGCTGCGGTCGTTGCATACTGGACGCTCTGGATTATCTACGCGCGATGGTTCCATCCTCTGGCGAACTTCCCTGGGCCGTTTTGGGCGTCTATCACGCGCGCTTGGACGGTGCTTCATGTTCTCCCTGGTGATGCTGAGAAGGCACAGAAAAAGCTGCATGAGAGATACG GCCCTGTGGTGCGCATTGCCCCGAACGAGTTGATCACCAGTGACCCCGGGGCGATGAAAACACTATACGGGATTAAATCTTTTACGCACAAG ACCGATTTTTATGTAGCATTTAGACCACCGTGGG CACGATTCCCAGATCATTTCTCATCCGAAGGCGGAAAACAACACGCTGAGCGCCGTAGGATTGTTAACAATGTCTACACGATGACTAGTATCCTGCAGTCGGAAAAGTACATCGAGAAGTGCATCGATGTGTGGATTGAGAAGTTGGATGCGATGGCCGATAACAAGGAGTCTTTTGACTTGTGGGTGTGGACGCGAAT GTACGCATACGATGTCATCGGCGAACTCTACTTTAGCAAAATGTTCGGGTTCCTGCAGTCTGGCGGCGACCACCTAGGCTATATCGCCGCAACGGACGACCTGATCCCTATACAGTTCCTGGCGGGGAATATGCCGACGTACGTGCGGAGCATATTCATGTTAACGGGCATTCTCTTCCCAAAGGTCCGGGGGGCTCTGAAAGCCCTAGGGAGTCTTACTGAGGCGACGAACGGAATGCTGAAGAACCGTCTTGCGGCGCTCCAGAGCGGTACTGACGATTCGAAGCCGCAGCGAGCTGATATTCTGGGGAAACTCATGGAGATTTCACATAAAAATGGCAAGGAGTTGGATTTTATACTCGACGATGTCAAGATGGAGGTTTTTGTTGCTTT CTTCGCCGGAAGCGAAACCACCGCCCTCACCCTCTCAGGAATCCTATACAACATCTTCCGCCACAGAGCCGTATACACAAAACTCACCGCGGAGATCGacgccgcagccgcagcaaaCCAACTCAGCTCCCCGCACATCGCCTACAACGAAGCCATCAAACTCCCCTACCTAACTGCCTGCATCAAAGAGGGTATCCGGATGCACCCCATCACCGGGGTCTCCTTCCCGCGGCACGCGCCCCCGTCTGGATGTGAGGTGGGTGGGTACTACGTCCCAGGGGGCGCGCGGATCGGCGTGAACCCCGGCATCATCCATTTCGATAAAAGCGTGTTCGGGGACGACGCGGACGAGTTCCGCCCGGAGAGGTGGATTGAGGGGGATGCGAGCGTGATGGATCGGTATATCATGCAATTTGGGATGGGGGCGCGGACTTGTCTGGGGAAGAAT ATCTCGATGTGTGAGATATACAAGGCGATTCCGCAGCTAATGCAGGCCTATACGTTTGGGCTTGGaagcgaggaggagatgcgCACGACGTCGTACTGGCTGCATAAGCCGGTTGCAATTGATGTCAAGGTGAGACGTCGTTAG
- a CDS encoding uncharacterized protein (COG:S;~EggNog:ENOG410PJRK;~TransMembrane:6 (i9-28o40-61i100-121o133-155i176-195o215-239i)), whose protein sequence is MAVDYTESFTLLGIGLVFILVRIYVRWTQVGPSNFQLDDYFMPLAGIIFAVEVSLAYLVGARYGGFTNSYMTPEQRASLDPNSDEYHFRIMGSKIQVAGWNLYAMVLWLIKGSLAVFYSRLTTGLSHLPTRVRFAYILLGVTYLGVALTLVLSCQPMRKFWQINPDPGNICQPARSMVYVLVVMIPNVLTDLYLLSIPLPLLWAVRIGLRRKITLMALFSGAIFVAVAAIVRAVIVIVAGSNGAVEGSKWACRESFVSIIVANLPIIQPLIRRGASKLGLSALFSNSGPSSYGRGPSGGRRREGDYPLASHDAATGKSKTGTGTETGSGWKSRRLRGFGSTVHHSTAMGSDEEILVDGGRNAGGKGNNQITVTHETVIEREEVSPTGSPTRDGHVVQESGPRGNGGAWDGGVKRG, encoded by the exons ATGGCAGTGGACTATACTGAGAGTTTTACCTTGTTGGGCATTGGCCTGGTCTTTATCCTCGTGCGCATTTATGTGCGATGGACGCAGGTTGGGCCGTCGAACTTCCAGCTCGATGACTATTTCATGCCGTTGGCCGGG ATAATCTTCGCAGTCGAAGTGTCCCTGGCCTACCTTGTCGGCGCCCGATATGGCGGCTTCACCAACAGCTACATGACGCCCGAACAGCGCGCCTCGCTCGATCCCAACTCGGACGAATACCACTTCCGCATCATGGGATCCAAGATCCAAGTCGCAGGCTGGAACTTGTACGCCATGGTCCTCTGGCTGATCAAGGGCTCTCTGGCGGTCTTCTACTCCCGACTCAC AACCGGCCTGAGCCACCTCCCAACCCGAGTACGCTTCGCATACATCCTTCTCGGAGTCACCTATCTCGGCGTGGCATTGACCCTCGTGCTCAGCTGCCAGCCCATGCGCAAGTTCTGGCAGATTAACCCGGATCCAGGGA ACATCTGCCAGCCCGCCCGCTCAATGGTCTACGTCCTGGTCGTCATGATCCCCAACGTCCTAACAGATCTCtatctcctctccatccccctccccctcctctgGGCCGTGCGCATCGGTCTCCGCCGCAAAATCACCCTAATGGCCCTCTTCAGCGGcgccatcttcgtcgccgttGCTGCGATCGTCCGTGCCGTGATTGTCATAGTC GCCGGCTCCAACGGCGCCGTCGAAGGCAGCAAATGGGCGTGCCGCGAATCCTTCGTCTCgatcatcgtcgccaaccTACCCATAATCCAACCCCTCATCCGCCGCGGCGCAAGCAAACTCGGTCTCTCGGCCCTATTCAGCAACAGCGGGCCAAGCAGCTACGGCCGCGGGCCGTCGGGTGGACGGCGGCGCGAGGGCGATTACCCGCTTGCCTCGCACGATGCCGCAACCGGGAAGTCGAAaacggggacggggacggaAACTGGCAGCGGGTGGAAGAGCCGGCGGTTGCGTGGGTTTGGGTCGACGGTGCATCATTCGACGGCGATGGGGAGTGATGAGGAGATTTTGGTTGATGGGGGGAGGAATGCTGGCGGGAAGGGGAATAATCAGATTACGGTGACGCATGAGACGGTGATTGAGCGCGAGGAGGTTAGCCCGACGGGGTCGCCGACTAGGGATGGGCATGTTGTGCAGGAGTCGGGTCCTAGGGGTAATGGGGGTGCGTGGGATGGTGGGGTGAAGAGGGGTTAG